Genomic segment of Lysobacterales bacterium:
CGGCGAGGAGTCCGGCATCGAACTGTTGCCGGAGCTGGTCGCGCAGGCGCCCTGGATGCGGATCGTCATGGCCACGGCCGAAGCGGCGATGGAGAGCGCGGTGCGCGCGCTCAAGGCGGGTGCGGTCGACTATCTGGTCAAGCCTTGCAGTCCCGAGGACCTGGTGCGCTCGGCCGAACGCCAGGCCGAGGCGCGGCGCCTGGCGATGCGCATCGAGCAACTGGAAGGCCGTGACAACGGCGCTGCCGAGGCGGATCTCTCGACCACGCATGCCGATTACGCGAAGGTGCTGGAGATGGCGCGGCAAGTGGCCGACACCGATGCCAGCATCCTGCTGCTCGGCGAGAGTGGCACCGGCAAGAACGTGCTCGCGCGTGCGATCCATGGCTGGAGTCAGCGTGCGCGCGCGTCGTTTGCGCAGGTGAATTGCCCGTCGCTGAGCGCCGAGTTGCTGGAGAGCGAATTGTTCGGCCATGTCAAAGGCGCCTTCACCGGCGCCACCGACCATCGCCAGGGCCGGGTCCAGGTCGCCGACGGCGGCACGCTGTTCCTCGACGAGATCGGCGATTTCCCGCTGCCGCTGCAGCCGAAGCTGCTGCGTTTCGTGCAGGAGCGCGAGTTCGAACGGGTCGGTGACCCGCACACGAAGCGCGCCGACGTGCGCATCATCGCCGCGACCAATCGCAATCTCGAAGCCGCCGTGCAGGATGGCCGCTTCCGCGAGGACCTGTACTACCGATTGAACGTGATCACCCTGGTGATGCCGCCGCTGCGCGAACGCGCCGACGACATCCCGGCGCTGGCGCAACGCTTCCTGTCCAGCTTCACGAAGAACTACCGCCGCCCGGCACGCGAATTCTCGGCCGATGCGATGGCGGCACTGAAACGCCACACCTGGCCGGGCAATGTCCGCGAGCTGCGCAATGTCGTCGAACGCATCGCGATCCTGTGTCCAACCGAATCCGTCGAGTTGTCGCACCTGCCGCCGCCGTTCGGAACCGAGTCGGCCCCGGTCCGGCTCCAGGTCGGCGCCGACGTCACGCTCGAAGCGCTGGAACGTGCGCACCTCGAAGCCATCGTCGCGAAATCGCCGAGCCTAGAGGTTGCCGCGAAGACGCTGGGAATCGACAGCTCGACGCTGTATCGGAAGCGCAAGCAGTTCGGCGCGACGTGAAGCGGATGCCTGCGTCGGCAGGCATCCGCTTCGTCAGGCACTCAAGGCGAGTGGGCGAGGGCGTCGGCCTTGGCTTCTTCCTCGACCCGAATTGCCCTTGCGTCGGCAACACGGCGCTCGTGTTCGGCCAGGGCATCCGCCTCGCAGGCATCCTTGGCTTTGCCGCGTTCGGTGTCGCAACGTTCGCGCGCGACGTTCAGATCGGCGTCCGCCTTGGCCACAGCTACCTCGTAATTCGCGGCCGCTGCAGTACGCGTCACATCGGCATGCGCATCCTGCGCCACGTCGCGGGCTTCATCGCTGGCGTCCTTGATGTCCGCGGACGCGTCCTGCACCGATTCGGCAATCGTCGACTCGGCCTCCTTGCGTGCCTCGGCGACATCGTCCATCGCTTCCTGCTGCGCAGCCGCAACATCCGCTGCTTGCTGGTCCGCTGATTCCTGGCACGCCGTCAGCGCCAACACGGCAAGTATCGGCCACCACCAATGGATCTTCCGTTTCATGGTCTTCTCCTCGCGGGAATGCGCCACCGATCATTCGGCGACATCGGTACACGGCAGATCGCGTGCCAAGTCCCGCGCGGCCGGATGTCCGTGCCCGGTTGCGCCGGAGCGCATTGAATTTGAAGGCACTCCGGCGTCAGGCGCCGTGGCCGGCCCAGGCGCCGGGTGGCATGCAGAACGCGCGAGCCCGGCCTCGGCATCGGGCAGGCTGCAACAGGCGAGGCCGCCAATTTGCGTCTGCGCGCGGGTTGGAACGCTGGCACGAATCGTGGTCTATCGAACGCCATGGATCAGACGCCCATTCCGGTTCCCGGGACAAATCGCTACGGTATGGTTTCGAATCGTTCTCTCAGGCCCAGGGTGGAAACCGAATCCGCGCGCACCGACGAGGCACTGGCGCAGCTCGCGCGCAGCACGCGCATCCGGCTGTACCTGTTCGGCGCGCTCGGGCTGCTGTTGCTGGTCGCGGTCGGCATATCGGCAACGCAGTTGACGCGCGAGGCCAATCGCCTGCGGATGCAGCAGGAACAGCTGCGCAACACGCAATTGCTGCTCAGCGCTT
This window contains:
- a CDS encoding sigma-54-dependent Fis family transcriptional regulator, which produces MTDEASRVGRRVLLVDDDASILRNFKWCLEDAGFAVLTANSVDAARQRLDQNLFDLCFLDVNIGEESGIELLPELVAQAPWMRIVMATAEAAMESAVRALKAGAVDYLVKPCSPEDLVRSAERQAEARRLAMRIEQLEGRDNGAAEADLSTTHADYAKVLEMARQVADTDASILLLGESGTGKNVLARAIHGWSQRARASFAQVNCPSLSAELLESELFGHVKGAFTGATDHRQGRVQVADGGTLFLDEIGDFPLPLQPKLLRFVQEREFERVGDPHTKRADVRIIAATNRNLEAAVQDGRFREDLYYRLNVITLVMPPLRERADDIPALAQRFLSSFTKNYRRPAREFSADAMAALKRHTWPGNVRELRNVVERIAILCPTESVELSHLPPPFGTESAPVRLQVGADVTLEALERAHLEAIVAKSPSLEVAAKTLGIDSSTLYRKRKQFGAT